GCTGCGGCTGGTCGCGACGGACCTGCACCACCAGCAGGACACCCACCTGCGGGAGAGCGCGGCGGCGGTGGCGAAGGACGCCCGCGGGCTGCTGCGGGCGAGTGCCGCCGACCGGTCGGCGGCGGTCGAACGCGCCCGTGAGCGGCGGCTGTTCACCTCGGCCCTGGATGTCGGCGTCCGGCTGGTCGGCCCCGAGGAGACGTTCACCGGCGGCCCTCAGCCGGACCAGGCGGTACCGCTGCCCGCGAGCGCGCCGGCGCCGGTCACCCTGCGGGACGGCGGGGACACCTGGCGGATCCTGTCGACGCGGGTGGCCGTCGGCCGGGCCGGTGCGCGCGGAACCCTCTGGCTGTTCGCCCCCGACACCGCGAGCGACACCCAACTCCGCCTGGTGCGCAGGCGCGTGGTGACCGTGGCCCTGTTCGCCGCGCCGTTGTCCGGGCTGCTGGCCGGGGCGGTCGCGGGGCGGGCGAGCCGTCCGCTGCGGCGGCTGCGGGACGGCGCGAACGGCCTGGACCCGCGGACCAGCACGGCCCGTCTGGACCACACGCCGACGCGGATCGTGGAGGTCGACGACCTCGCCCACACGCTCCAGAGGGTCCTCAGCCGCTACGACGAGCAGGCCGCGCGCACGGCGGAGGCGCTGGCCACGGCGCGTTCGTTCGCGTCCGCCGCCGCGCACGAACTGCGCACCCCCCTGATGAGCATGCAGACCAATCTGGAGATCCTGAGCGACCACCCGCGCCTCCCCGGGCCGGACCGCGAGGAGGTCCTGGACGACCTGCGGCGTGAACACGCCCGGCTGCTGGGCCTGTTGGTCATGCTCCGCGAGCTGGGCCGCGGGGACCTGGTCGAGGCGGACGCCTTCGGCCCGGTCGACCTCGCGGACGTCGTCGAGGCGAGCGCGCGGGAACAGCGGCACCGCCACCCGCTCGCCCACCTCACCGGCGACCTGCCGCCGGGACTGCGCGTGTACGGCTGGGAGCCGGGGCTGCGGACGGTGGTCGACAATCTCCTCGCCAACGCGCTGGTGCACGGCAGCGTGGACGGACGGCCCGCGCGGGTCGACGTGACGCTGCGCGCGAGCGGCGGCGACGCCGTCCTCGTCGTCACCGACCGGGGCCCCGGCATCGCCCCGGAACGCCGGGCCGAGGTGTTCGAGCGGTTCAGGCGCCGCCCGGACAGCCCCGGTTCGGGCCTCGGCCTCACCCTCGTGGCCCAGCAGATCGACCTGCACCGGGGCCTGGTCCGTATCGTCGAGCCGCCCGCCGGTACCGGTGCCCGGTTCGAGGTGGTCCTCCCGCTCGTCGACGGCGCGGCGGAGACGGAGGCGACGCTCCCCCTCCAGCGGAACTGGATGATCACGACCGCCGGTGACCGGCCACAAGAATTCCACAAAGAGGACTCCTAGCGTGCCCGGGGAGCGGACAACCACCCCGGAAGGAAGAGGAGTTCAGCATGGCGAAGACACCGATGACGCCCAGGACGCCGACGGGATCGAGGACCCGGACGACCGTCGTCTCGCTGATGGCCGTCGGAGCGCTGCTCGGCGCGGCCGGCGCCGCGACGGCCGACGACTCGGGGAAGAAGCCCTCCGGCGCGCCGACCGGTGACGGTGCCCACGCGCTGTGCAAGCGGGCACCGAAGATCGACAAGCGGATCGCCCGGATCCTCGACCGGCTGAACGGCGACGTCACCGAGCGCGGCTCGATCACGCGGCTGGAGAAGCGCGTCGCGAACGCGAAGTCGGCGGGGCACACGGAGATCGAGAAGTACCTCGACAAGCGGCTCACGCACCGCCGCTCCCTCGTGCCGGCCCTGGAGAACCGCCAGAAGGATCTGGCGTCCGTCGTGAAGTGGTGCAAGGCCAACAAGAACGGGGCGGACGCGTGATGCGCGCCCGGCATCTCGCCGTGGCCGTCGCCGCCGCGGCGCTGCTGCTGACCGGATGCGGCGGCCATGCGGACACCTCGGAGAAGCCCGCACCCGCCTCGTCCCCCACGGACCTCGCGCACCTGCAGAAGCTGGTGCACGGCGCGGAATCGGCGGCGCGTTCCGCGGAGTCGGTCATGGCCAAGGACTGACGGCTCCGGGAGGCGCCGGGAGTCCGGCCCCGCCCGCACCGGCGTACCCGCCGGCGCGCCCCCTGCCCGGCGATCCCGGGCAGGGGGCGCGTCGCGTGGTGGCCCGGCGGCTGCCGACGCGCCCCGCTCTGGACGAGGTCCTACATTGGAAGAAGCGGTGCTCGGTGGACCGATGAGCACACGGTGCGCGACATGACCTCCTCCGGTGAGAATCAGCCGCCGAAGCCCTCCCCCAAGCGGAGGTGCGCAGCCGGACCACAGCAGAGGTGATTCCGGTGACTGATGAGGCTCCGCTGATCGTCGTCGACGGCGCCGGTGTCGTCGTCCGATGGAGCCCCAGGGCGCAGGAACTCTGGCGGCGACCGGCGTCCGAGGCCGTGGGAAGGACGGCCCTGGACATGGTCATGCCCGAAGGCGAGGACCCCGACGACCCGCCGGAGCCCGGTTCCGGGACGTCCGGTGTCCGGGACCACGAGGGCAACCCCGTCGACCTGCGCGTCCGGCCGGTGCCGCTGCCCGACGGAGCCGCGGCCTGGGGAGTCTTCGAAGTGGCCGGCGACACCCCGGCCACCGGGCCGCGGGACGAGACGCCCGACACCAGGAACGCCGTGTTCGACGCCCTGCGCGCCAACGTCGTGGAGGCGTTCTTCGTCCTCGACGCGGACCTGCGCGTGCTCAACCTGAACAACCCGGCCGTCGCGCTGTGCGGCGTCACGGCGGACGAGGCCCGGGGCAGGCCGGTCGCCGAGGTGTGCCGGCCCTCCCGTCCGCAGGAGTTCGACGGCATCCTGCGGGAGGTCGTCACCTCGGACACGCCCGTCACGGACTACGTCGTACGCCTCGATCCCCTGGGCGGTGCGGGACCGGAGCGGTTCGTCCGGGCCTCCGCCTTCCCGCTCAAGCACGGGCGCGGAGCGGTCGTCTCCCTGACCGAGGTCACCGAGCACATGCGCACCGAGCGGCGCATCGAGACGCTCGCCTCGGTGCGGGAGCGGGTCGGGCGGAGTCTCGACGTCGTCGCCACCTGCGAGGAGCTGGTGGACGCCCTGGTGCCGGGGTTCGCCGACATCGCGGTGGTCGAGGTGGTCGACGCGGTGGTGCGGGGTGAGGATCCGCCGCTCAGTCCGCTGGGCCGCGAGGTGCCGCTGCGCCGGGCCGCGTTCCGCAACGGCGGCCCCGACCGGGCCGCGCAGGCCCATCCGCTCGGTGACGTCCGCGCGCTGCCGGCGCCGACTCCGTACTCGCAGGTGCTGAGCGACCTCACACCGCGGGCCGTCACCCTCGACGAGGACACTCCCTGGCTCGTCGCCGATCCGGAGCGGGCCCGTGCCATCCGCGCCTCCGGTGCCCGGATGCTGCTCACCGCGCCGCTCGCCGTGCGGGGCGCCGTCCTCGGCCTGCTGAGCCTGTACCGGGTTCGCCCGAACGACGTCTTCGACGCGAACGACGTGGCCCTCACGCACGAGCTGGCCACCCACACGGCGCTCAGTCTCGACAACGCGCGCCGCTACACCCACGAGCACACCATCGCGGCGGCCCTGCAACGCCATCTGCTCCCTCCGGACCCGCCCTCGCAGACGGCCATGGAGTTCGCGCAGCTGCATCTGCCGGCCGACGCGGGCGCGGGCACCTGGTTCGACGCGTTCAGCCTCCCGGGCGCGCGGACGGCACTGGCCGTGGGCGAGGTGGGCGGGAGCGGTATCGACGCCGCGACCGCCATGGGGCAGCTGCGCACCGTCGTCCGCTCGCTCGCGGCGCTCGACCTGGACCCCGACGAGCTGCTCGCCCGCCTCAACGACACCGTCGTACGTCTCGCGTACGAGCGTCAGGCGCTGCCGTCGGGTGATCCGCTGCACCAGGAACCGCTCAGGGCCAGTTGTGTGTACGTGGTGCACGATCCGCTGCGCGGTGTCTGCGCCATGGCCTCCGCCGGGCACCCCGCGCCGGTCGTCGCGCATCCCAGCGGGGTGATCCATGTTCCGGACCTTCCGACGGGACCGTTGCTCGGCAGCCGGGACGGGCCGCCCTTCGCCACGGCGTCCGTGCCGATGCGGGACGGCAGTGTTCTCGCCCTGTGGACGCCGTCCTTCCCGGCGTCCGACCGCGTGGGCGGACGCCCGTCGAAGCTGCTGCGCGAGGCGCTGACCCGGCTGGACCGGCCGCTGTCCGAGCTGCGGGACGACATCCTCTACCGGTTGCGCGGCACTCCGGGCACGCACGACGTGCTGCTCCTGCTGGCGCGCACCCGGGCGTTCCCCCCGGACCA
The window above is part of the Streptomyces sp. NBC_01428 genome. Proteins encoded here:
- a CDS encoding ATP-binding SpoIIE family protein phosphatase codes for the protein MTDEAPLIVVDGAGVVVRWSPRAQELWRRPASEAVGRTALDMVMPEGEDPDDPPEPGSGTSGVRDHEGNPVDLRVRPVPLPDGAAAWGVFEVAGDTPATGPRDETPDTRNAVFDALRANVVEAFFVLDADLRVLNLNNPAVALCGVTADEARGRPVAEVCRPSRPQEFDGILREVVTSDTPVTDYVVRLDPLGGAGPERFVRASAFPLKHGRGAVVSLTEVTEHMRTERRIETLASVRERVGRSLDVVATCEELVDALVPGFADIAVVEVVDAVVRGEDPPLSPLGREVPLRRAAFRNGGPDRAAQAHPLGDVRALPAPTPYSQVLSDLTPRAVTLDEDTPWLVADPERARAIRASGARMLLTAPLAVRGAVLGLLSLYRVRPNDVFDANDVALTHELATHTALSLDNARRYTHEHTIAAALQRHLLPPDPPSQTAMEFAQLHLPADAGAGTWFDAFSLPGARTALAVGEVGGSGIDAATAMGQLRTVVRSLAALDLDPDELLARLNDTVVRLAYERQALPSGDPLHQEPLRASCVYVVHDPLRGVCAMASAGHPAPVVAHPSGVIHVPDLPTGPLLGSRDGPPFATASVPMRDGSVLALWTPSFPASDRVGGRPSKLLREALTRLDRPLSELRDDILYRLRGTPGTHDVLLLLARTRAFPPDQVATWPLDPVPEAAATARHHTQHRLRLWRVGEETAFATELIVSELVTNAVRYGAAPVQLRLIKDSTLTCEVSDGGGAAPRIRHARTVDEGGRGLFICQEMSHNWGIRYSGNGKTIWTEQTLP
- a CDS encoding sensor histidine kinase, translated to MRLSTRIALAVGLTVPLLVLATGWLLLRLVATDLHHQQDTHLRESAAAVAKDARGLLRASAADRSAAVERARERRLFTSALDVGVRLVGPEETFTGGPQPDQAVPLPASAPAPVTLRDGGDTWRILSTRVAVGRAGARGTLWLFAPDTASDTQLRLVRRRVVTVALFAAPLSGLLAGAVAGRASRPLRRLRDGANGLDPRTSTARLDHTPTRIVEVDDLAHTLQRVLSRYDEQAARTAEALATARSFASAAAHELRTPLMSMQTNLEILSDHPRLPGPDREEVLDDLRREHARLLGLLVMLRELGRGDLVEADAFGPVDLADVVEASAREQRHRHPLAHLTGDLPPGLRVYGWEPGLRTVVDNLLANALVHGSVDGRPARVDVTLRASGGDAVLVVTDRGPGIAPERRAEVFERFRRRPDSPGSGLGLTLVAQQIDLHRGLVRIVEPPAGTGARFEVVLPLVDGAAETEATLPLQRNWMITTAGDRPQEFHKEDS